One genomic segment of Podarcis muralis chromosome 18, rPodMur119.hap1.1, whole genome shotgun sequence includes these proteins:
- the MBD3 gene encoding methyl-CpG-binding domain protein 3 isoform X1, with protein sequence MAKAPGGAGGPRGGGGGGPRCPPLGPSGKKFRSKPQLARYLGNSMDLSTFDFRTGKMLMSKVNKNRQRMRYDCSSQAKGKPDLNTALPVRQTASIFKQPVTKITNHPNNKVKTDPQKAVDQPRQLFWEKKLSGLNAFDIAEELVKTMDLPKGLQGVGPGCTDETLLSAIASALHTSTMPITGQLSAAVEKNPGVWLNTSQPLCKAFMVTDEDIRKQEELVQQVRKRLEEALMADMLAHVEEIARDGEAPEEKALGDEDGEEEEEEEDVDRGPEVESV encoded by the exons CCCGAGCGGGAAGAAATTCCGGAGCAAGCCGCAGCTGGCCCGTTACCTCGGCAACTCCATGGACCTGAGCACCTTCGACTTCCGGACGGGAAAGATGCTCATGAGTAAAGTGAACAAGAACAGGCAGCGGATGCGCTACGACTGCTCCAGCCAAGCCAAA GGCAAACCCGACCTGAACACGGCGCTCCCCGTCCGGCAGACGGCGTCGATTTTCAAGCAACCCGTCACCAAAATTACAAACCACCCAAACAATAAAGTCAAGACGGACCCCCAAAAGGCAGTCGACCAACCCCGCCAG CTCTTCTGGGAGAAGAAGCTCAGCGGCCTGAACGCCTTCGATATCGCAGAGGAGCTGGTGAAAACCATGGACCTCCCAAAAGGTTTGCAAG GCGTGGGGCCCGGCTGCACCGACGAGACCCTCCTCTCCGCCATCGCCAGCGCCCTGCACACCAGCACAATGCCCATCACTGGGCAGCTGTCTGCCGCCGTGGAGAAGAACCCCGGAGTCTGGCTCAATACCTCCCAGCCCCTCTGCAAAGCCTTCATGGTGACTGATGAGGACATCAG GAAACAGGAAGAACTCGTACAGCAAGTGCGAAAGAGGCTGGAAGAAGCTCTCATGGCGGACATGCTGGCTCACGTAGAGGAGATCGCGCGGGACGGCGAGGCGCCCGAGGAGAAGGCCCTGGGGGACGAAgacggggaggaagaggaggaggaagaggacgtgGACCGCGGGCCGGAGGTGGAGAGCGTATAG
- the MBD3 gene encoding methyl-CpG-binding domain protein 3 isoform X2, which produces MEAMDRKSPSGKKFRSKPQLARYLGNSMDLSTFDFRTGKMLMSKVNKNRQRMRYDCSSQAKGKPDLNTALPVRQTASIFKQPVTKITNHPNNKVKTDPQKAVDQPRQLFWEKKLSGLNAFDIAEELVKTMDLPKGLQGVGPGCTDETLLSAIASALHTSTMPITGQLSAAVEKNPGVWLNTSQPLCKAFMVTDEDIRKQEELVQQVRKRLEEALMADMLAHVEEIARDGEAPEEKALGDEDGEEEEEEEDVDRGPEVESV; this is translated from the exons CCCGAGCGGGAAGAAATTCCGGAGCAAGCCGCAGCTGGCCCGTTACCTCGGCAACTCCATGGACCTGAGCACCTTCGACTTCCGGACGGGAAAGATGCTCATGAGTAAAGTGAACAAGAACAGGCAGCGGATGCGCTACGACTGCTCCAGCCAAGCCAAA GGCAAACCCGACCTGAACACGGCGCTCCCCGTCCGGCAGACGGCGTCGATTTTCAAGCAACCCGTCACCAAAATTACAAACCACCCAAACAATAAAGTCAAGACGGACCCCCAAAAGGCAGTCGACCAACCCCGCCAG CTCTTCTGGGAGAAGAAGCTCAGCGGCCTGAACGCCTTCGATATCGCAGAGGAGCTGGTGAAAACCATGGACCTCCCAAAAGGTTTGCAAG GCGTGGGGCCCGGCTGCACCGACGAGACCCTCCTCTCCGCCATCGCCAGCGCCCTGCACACCAGCACAATGCCCATCACTGGGCAGCTGTCTGCCGCCGTGGAGAAGAACCCCGGAGTCTGGCTCAATACCTCCCAGCCCCTCTGCAAAGCCTTCATGGTGACTGATGAGGACATCAG GAAACAGGAAGAACTCGTACAGCAAGTGCGAAAGAGGCTGGAAGAAGCTCTCATGGCGGACATGCTGGCTCACGTAGAGGAGATCGCGCGGGACGGCGAGGCGCCCGAGGAGAAGGCCCTGGGGGACGAAgacggggaggaagaggaggaggaagaggacgtgGACCGCGGGCCGGAGGTGGAGAGCGTATAG